The Roseovarius indicus genome has a segment encoding these proteins:
- a CDS encoding ADP-ribosylglycohydrolase family protein, producing the protein MQSRLTHASPTCMKAAASMARFMVTGDTGFLPCPDGPPDVASGYVVHTLHAAFWALTQGDNFRDVLLAAVNLGGDADTVGAVAGQLAGRLYGYEGIPAEWRRVLYDHDKILTAADDLYVLRPIDV; encoded by the coding sequence ATGCAAAGCCGCCTGACCCATGCCAGCCCCACCTGCATGAAGGCCGCGGCCAGCATGGCGCGTTTCATGGTGACCGGCGATACCGGCTTCCTGCCGTGCCCCGACGGCCCGCCGGACGTGGCCAGCGGCTATGTCGTGCACACGCTTCATGCGGCATTCTGGGCGCTGACGCAGGGAGACAATTTTCGCGACGTTCTGCTCGCCGCAGTCAATCTCGGCGGCGACGCAGACACCGTGGGCGCGGTCGCGGGCCAACTCGCCGGCCGCCTTTACGGCTACGAGGGCATTCCGGCAGAATGGCGCCGCGTGCTTTACGACCATGACAAGATACTGACAGCCGCGGACGACCTCTATGTCCTGCGGCCCATAGATGTTTGA
- a CDS encoding aldehyde dehydrogenase family protein yields MKDYWQNYIDGAWVDGGAGRVDIINPGTGETLAQQALADEADIDRAVQAARRVHLSGVLTDMRPVERGRMVQAMGRYLLDNRDAVAELLTLEQGKPLWEAQKEIDGAARYFEYYGNQAETLEGRSIPLGAGYFDFTHYEPYGVSAQIIPWNFPLEMTSRSLSAGLATGNACVIKTPELTPLSQYIFCEAAEAVGFPAGAVNIMCGWGHQAGAALSGHPDINQVVFTGSVKTGIAIATAAAQNVVPCVLELGGKSAAIVHDDADLDAFERDIRFGIFTNAGQVCSAMSRVLVHESRHDEVIDRAVKIARSVSVGPGIERTEAGPTMGPMVSEAQRDRAAGMVADAEGQGATVATGGRKMNIPGAFLEPTVLSNVTPDMTIAQEEVFGPVLSVMPFRDEAQAIEIANGTQYGLVGGVFTRDLDRATRAARALRAGQIFVNEWFAGGVETPFGGYGRSGYGREKGREALLNYVQTKNVAIRTRA; encoded by the coding sequence ATGAAGGACTATTGGCAGAACTATATCGACGGTGCCTGGGTCGATGGCGGTGCGGGCCGGGTCGATATCATCAACCCCGGCACGGGCGAAACGCTGGCGCAGCAGGCGCTCGCCGACGAAGCCGATATCGACCGCGCGGTTCAGGCTGCCCGCCGCGTCCACCTCTCCGGTGTGCTGACCGACATGCGCCCGGTCGAACGGGGCCGGATGGTGCAGGCGATGGGCCGCTACCTGCTCGACAATCGCGACGCCGTCGCCGAACTGCTGACGCTGGAACAGGGCAAACCGCTCTGGGAGGCGCAGAAGGAAATCGACGGCGCGGCACGCTATTTCGAGTATTACGGCAACCAGGCCGAAACGCTCGAAGGCCGGTCCATCCCCCTCGGCGCGGGTTACTTCGACTTTACCCACTATGAACCCTACGGCGTCTCGGCCCAGATCATCCCGTGGAACTTTCCGCTCGAGATGACCTCGCGCTCGCTCTCCGCCGGGCTTGCCACCGGCAATGCCTGCGTAATCAAGACGCCGGAACTGACGCCGCTCTCGCAGTACATCTTCTGTGAAGCGGCCGAGGCCGTGGGCTTCCCCGCGGGCGCCGTCAACATCATGTGCGGCTGGGGCCATCAGGCCGGCGCCGCACTCTCCGGCCATCCCGACATAAACCAGGTCGTCTTCACCGGCTCGGTCAAGACCGGCATCGCCATCGCCACGGCGGCCGCCCAGAACGTGGTTCCTTGCGTGCTGGAGCTCGGCGGCAAGTCCGCGGCCATCGTTCATGACGACGCCGATCTCGACGCCTTCGAGCGCGATATCCGTTTCGGGATATTCACGAATGCCGGACAGGTCTGCTCGGCCATGAGCCGCGTGCTGGTCCATGAAAGCCGCCATGACGAGGTGATCGACCGCGCCGTGAAGATCGCCAGGTCCGTCTCGGTCGGCCCCGGCATCGAACGCACCGAAGCCGGCCCCACGATGGGCCCGATGGTCAGCGAAGCGCAGCGCGACCGCGCCGCCGGCATGGTGGCGGACGCCGAAGGGCAGGGGGCCACCGTCGCCACCGGCGGGCGCAAGATGAACATTCCCGGCGCCTTCCTCGAACCCACAGTGCTGTCGAACGTCACCCCCGACATGACCATCGCCCAGGAAGAGGTGTTCGGCCCCGTCCTGTCGGTCATGCCCTTCCGCGACGAGGCGCAGGCGATCGAGATCGCCAACGGCACGCAATACGGGCTGGTCGGCGGCGTCTTTACCCGCGACCTCGACCGCGCCACCCGCGCGGCCCGGGCACTCCGCGCCGGGCAGATCTTCGTCAACGAATGGTTCGCCGGCGGCGTGGAAACCCCCTTCGGCGGCTATGGCCGCTCGGGCTATGGCCGCGAAAAGGGGCGCGAGGCGTTGCTCAACTACGTCCAGACCAAGAATGTCGCGATCAGAACGAGGGCGTGA
- a CDS encoding ammonium transporter produces the protein MDTDIGALTVIFTEFYYWVTVPLMFLIHVGFCMYEVGATRHKNHIHTLMKNTMLIPLVTVTFFFFGWWIYFAFPNGPGITGGLTQSDNAVPWGELMGTHLGGPGINDPQAKGYGVDLGNNYWARLNGVFWAAFLLFSWTAASIVSGATIERIRPSAFWILAVVIGSFTWIIDAAWGWHPDGWMVTQLGYHDAYASGVIHAIAGGFALGVICVLGPRIGKFAPDGTPRNINPHNKWLVTIGLFLIYCGFWGFYVACNVPIIGSGAIGAAEGTFTATTIYLTPTTLSAIVFNFLMSLSGGLLMGYVVSRGEAFWTYSAGLAGVITASAGNDLYHPIEAMLIGGVGAYCAYKLHFWVERTFKIDDPVGAVAVHGYAGFIGLIIAGFVLWGHPATAGYHEEVAVITPWGQLAGACIMFIVLGFIPAWIVSKILQGMGMLRVPPAVELVGLDMSEELSEEADAIAVSEADIEEAKRLGLLA, from the coding sequence ATGGATACCGATATCGGTGCTTTGACGGTGATATTCACCGAATTTTACTACTGGGTCACCGTACCGCTCATGTTCCTGATCCACGTCGGGTTCTGCATGTACGAGGTCGGCGCAACACGTCACAAGAACCACATCCACACCCTGATGAAGAACACCATGCTGATCCCGCTGGTGACCGTGACCTTCTTCTTCTTCGGCTGGTGGATCTACTTCGCCTTCCCGAACGGCCCGGGCATCACCGGCGGCCTTACCCAATCGGACAACGCCGTGCCGTGGGGCGAGCTGATGGGTACGCACCTTGGCGGGCCGGGCATCAACGACCCGCAGGCCAAGGGCTATGGCGTCGATCTCGGCAACAACTACTGGGCGCGCCTGAACGGCGTGTTCTGGGCTGCATTCCTGCTGTTCAGCTGGACCGCGGCCTCGATCGTCTCGGGTGCCACGATCGAACGGATCCGGCCCTCGGCCTTCTGGATCCTCGCGGTCGTCATCGGCTCGTTCACCTGGATCATCGACGCGGCCTGGGGCTGGCATCCGGATGGCTGGATGGTCACGCAGCTGGGCTATCACGACGCCTATGCGTCGGGCGTGATCCATGCGATCGCGGGCGGTTTCGCGCTTGGCGTGATCTGCGTGCTGGGGCCAAGGATCGGCAAGTTCGCCCCCGACGGCACCCCGCGCAACATCAACCCGCACAACAAGTGGCTGGTGACGATTGGGCTTTTCCTGATCTACTGCGGCTTCTGGGGCTTCTACGTGGCCTGCAACGTGCCGATCATCGGCTCGGGCGCCATCGGGGCCGCGGAAGGCACGTTCACCGCAACGACGATCTACCTGACGCCCACCACCCTGTCGGCCATCGTCTTCAACTTCCTGATGTCGCTGTCGGGCGGCTTGCTGATGGGCTATGTCGTCTCGCGCGGCGAGGCGTTCTGGACCTACTCGGCAGGCCTTGCAGGGGTCATCACGGCGTCGGCCGGCAATGACCTCTACCACCCGATCGAGGCGATGCTGATCGGCGGGGTTGGCGCCTACTGTGCCTACAAGCTGCATTTCTGGGTCGAGCGGACGTTCAAGATCGACGATCCGGTCGGCGCGGTTGCGGTGCACGGCTATGCGGGTTTCATCGGCCTGATCATTGCCGGCTTCGTTCTGTGGGGCCACCCGGCCACGGCGGGCTACCATGAAGAGGTGGCCGTGATCACGCCATGGGGCCAGCTTGCCGGTGCCTGCATCATGTTCATCGTGCTGGGCTTTATCCCGGCCTGGATCGTCTCGAAGATCCTGCAGGGCATGGGCATGCTGCGCGTGCCGCCCGCGGTGGAGCTGGTGGGCCTCGACATGAGCGAGGAACTGTCAGAGGAGGCCGACGCGATCGCCGTGTCGGAAGCCGATATCGAAGAGGCCAAGCGCCTCGGACTGCTGGCCTGA
- a CDS encoding ADP-ribosylglycohydrolase family protein — protein MTQTAKPFTQDEARGMLIGLAVGDALGTTLEFRERGTFDPVTTITGGGPFNLKPGQWTDDTSMAMCLAQMLRSANGWDPEDAMKRFVNWRRHGYLSSTGACFDIGTQTAEALDLFEKTRTPYCGPTDEAKSGNGGIMRLAPVVLAYGSQVDSAMAVA, from the coding sequence ATGACGCAGACTGCCAAGCCCTTCACGCAGGACGAGGCCCGCGGCATGCTGATCGGGCTCGCGGTGGGCGACGCGCTCGGCACCACGCTGGAATTCCGCGAACGCGGCACCTTCGACCCGGTCACCACCATCACTGGCGGCGGCCCGTTCAACCTGAAGCCCGGCCAGTGGACAGACGACACCTCGATGGCCATGTGCCTTGCACAGATGCTGCGCTCTGCCAATGGCTGGGATCCCGAAGACGCCATGAAGCGTTTCGTCAACTGGCGCCGCCACGGCTATCTCTCCTCGACCGGTGCGTGCTTCGACATCGGCACCCAGACCGCCGAGGCGCTCGACCTCTTCGAGAAGACCCGCACCCCCTATTGCGGCCCGACCGACGAGGCGAAATCCGGCAATGGCGGCATCATGCGGCTGGCTCCCGTGGTTCTGGCCTATGGCTCGCAGGTCGACAGCGCCATGGCCGTGGCCTAG
- a CDS encoding carboxymuconolactone decarboxylase family protein translates to MSTFDEDLFLKGLEQRKATLGAEYVEKNLEAADDFTRPFQEAMTAWCWGFGWGDDVIDPKTRSMMNLAMIGALGKMTEWEIHCRGALTNGVTKDEIRAIIHVVGIYCGVPQSLECFRVAKKVLEEKGL, encoded by the coding sequence ATGAGCACATTCGACGAAGACCTGTTCCTGAAGGGGCTCGAACAGCGCAAGGCGACATTGGGCGCCGAATATGTAGAGAAGAACCTCGAAGCCGCCGACGATTTCACCCGCCCGTTCCAGGAGGCGATGACAGCCTGGTGCTGGGGGTTCGGCTGGGGCGACGACGTGATCGACCCCAAGACCCGCTCGATGATGAACCTCGCCATGATCGGCGCCCTGGGCAAGATGACAGAGTGGGAAATCCACTGCAGGGGCGCCCTCACCAACGGCGTCACCAAGGACGAGATCCGCGCCATCATCCACGTGGTCGGCATCTACTGCGGCGTGCCGCAATCGCTGGAATGTTTCCGCGTCGCCAAGAAGGTGCTCGAGGAAAAGGGCCTGTAA
- a CDS encoding Coenzyme F420 hydrogenase/dehydrogenase, beta subunit C-terminal domain — MSSEARRPASVREVVEHGLCIGCGLCEALGPYRWKMTMTGEGRLRPAPLGEETPQADADILAACPGVVTEATANGPEYDEVWGRYAHMGEAWAGDPEIRFRAATGGVLTALGVHLIKSGKAKFILHCTADPAHPVRSKWVMSETPEDVARRSGSRYGPSNTLAGLEVALDRGEPFAIIAKPCDAGAVRARAKADPRLDALLVAVLVMVCGGASDLGKSWMLLDELGVPEEDVTVFRYRGYGNPGRARVETKDGRAFERTYEELWGDEAGWRIQTRCKLCPDAIGEAADVAAADIWPGAQPEGEDAGFNGIITRTDTGQHLMQSAVKSGDLILGKDHTPRDYDHFQPHQVNKKRAMAARLRGLSRAGWPVYAHAGLRLDTLDTGDEREEQGAHDRALNGRFAEKLPRP; from the coding sequence ATGAGCAGTGAGGCCCGCCGGCCCGCCTCCGTGCGAGAGGTCGTCGAGCACGGACTCTGCATCGGCTGCGGCCTGTGCGAGGCATTGGGTCCCTACCGCTGGAAGATGACCATGACCGGCGAAGGGCGCCTGCGCCCGGCACCGCTCGGCGAAGAAACCCCGCAAGCCGATGCCGATATCCTCGCCGCCTGTCCCGGCGTGGTGACCGAGGCCACGGCCAACGGCCCGGAATACGACGAGGTTTGGGGCCGCTACGCCCATATGGGCGAGGCCTGGGCCGGCGACCCCGAGATCCGCTTCCGCGCCGCCACCGGCGGGGTGCTCACCGCCCTCGGCGTGCACCTGATCAAGAGCGGCAAGGCGAAGTTCATCCTGCACTGCACGGCCGATCCGGCCCATCCTGTCCGCTCCAAATGGGTGATGAGCGAAACGCCTGAAGACGTTGCGCGACGCTCCGGGTCGCGGTATGGCCCGTCAAATACGCTTGCGGGGCTTGAGGTGGCGCTCGACCGTGGCGAGCCTTTCGCCATCATCGCCAAGCCTTGCGACGCCGGCGCCGTGCGTGCCCGCGCCAAGGCCGACCCCCGGCTCGACGCGCTGCTTGTCGCCGTGCTGGTCATGGTCTGCGGCGGTGCTTCCGATCTCGGCAAGTCGTGGATGCTGCTCGACGAGCTTGGCGTGCCAGAGGAAGACGTGACCGTCTTCCGCTACAGAGGATACGGCAACCCCGGCCGGGCCCGTGTGGAAACAAAAGACGGCCGCGCCTTCGAGCGGACCTATGAAGAGCTCTGGGGCGACGAGGCCGGCTGGCGCATCCAGACCCGATGCAAGCTCTGCCCCGACGCCATCGGCGAGGCCGCCGACGTGGCCGCCGCCGATATCTGGCCCGGCGCGCAGCCCGAGGGCGAGGATGCGGGCTTCAACGGGATCATAACCCGCACGGACACCGGTCAGCATCTCATGCAATCGGCGGTGAAGTCCGGCGACCTGATCCTTGGAAAGGATCACACGCCCCGCGACTACGACCATTTCCAACCCCACCAGGTAAACAAGAAACGCGCCATGGCCGCCCGCCTGCGCGGCCTGTCCCGCGCGGGCTGGCCGGTCTATGCCCACGCGGGCCTGCGTCTCGACACGCTCGACACCGGGGACGAGAGGGAAGAGCAGGGCGCCCATGACCGCGCTCTCAACGGGCGGTTCGCCGAGAAGCTGCCGCGCCCATGA
- a CDS encoding dimethylsulfonioproprionate lyase family protein: protein MQIDAPSPLLDAGDVRALFDAALAAARDWHGASPVQREFAPWPEDLTYVSREPVQVPGLAHLVNDPGAASEASQALRDAILAIAPFVEWRLTYSEDEVGADFLQRFGWFELAGPEGHFVTNSARITVGFWGANLFYPRHQHEPEELYTIVSGAGLFHADGEDDCMLGPGATRLHGVNQPHAMTTTDAPILTLVYWRGAGLADPPRMTAA, encoded by the coding sequence ATGCAGATCGATGCCCCCTCCCCGCTTCTCGATGCCGGTGATGTCCGGGCGCTGTTCGACGCCGCGCTTGCGGCGGCGCGCGACTGGCATGGCGCATCGCCGGTGCAGCGGGAGTTCGCGCCGTGGCCCGAAGACCTGACCTATGTCTCGCGCGAGCCGGTGCAGGTGCCGGGCCTTGCGCACCTGGTGAACGATCCCGGGGCCGCGTCGGAAGCCTCGCAGGCGCTACGCGATGCGATCCTTGCCATCGCGCCTTTCGTCGAGTGGCGGCTGACTTATTCCGAGGACGAGGTCGGCGCCGATTTCCTTCAGCGCTTCGGCTGGTTCGAGCTGGCCGGGCCGGAGGGGCATTTCGTGACGAACAGCGCACGGATCACGGTGGGGTTCTGGGGGGCGAACCTGTTCTACCCGCGCCACCAGCATGAACCGGAAGAGCTGTACACCATCGTTTCGGGTGCGGGCCTTTTTCATGCCGACGGCGAGGACGACTGCATGCTCGGACCCGGTGCGACCCGGCTGCACGGGGTGAACCAGCCCCACGCCATGACCACCACGGATGCGCCAATCCTGACCTTGGTTTACTGGCGTGGCGCCGGGCTGGCCGACCCGCCGCGGATGACCGCCGCGTGA
- a CDS encoding dimethylsulfonioproprionate lyase family protein translates to MTHDPGDNMIDTHWQALLDATRALHRDVPELAAFCDFPDTVTPQAYAAKHDPLCDAMLGQTGLTTLPALQAFHDSALTAARSAHWRDTYRDTPFGETLHAHFGSFEVVGRDTVLSAEGMRSFFVYQAPGFHYPMHHHPAEEIYLVLAGSGEFHLQGSGSRVLGPGAIVHHPVNAPHALTTHAAPLVAYVIWKGDIQKKPVWTETDALA, encoded by the coding sequence ATGACACATGACCCTGGTGACAACATGATCGATACGCATTGGCAGGCACTTCTCGATGCAACGCGGGCACTGCACCGGGATGTACCGGAACTGGCCGCTTTCTGCGATTTCCCCGACACGGTGACGCCCCAGGCTTACGCCGCCAAACATGACCCCTTGTGCGACGCGATGCTGGGTCAGACGGGGCTGACCACCCTGCCTGCGCTGCAGGCCTTTCACGACAGCGCCCTGACCGCCGCGCGCAGTGCGCATTGGCGCGACACCTATCGCGACACGCCCTTCGGCGAAACGCTGCACGCCCATTTCGGCAGTTTCGAGGTGGTTGGCCGTGATACGGTTCTGAGCGCCGAGGGGATGCGCAGCTTTTTCGTCTACCAGGCGCCGGGGTTTCATTACCCGATGCATCACCACCCGGCGGAGGAGATCTATCTCGTGCTGGCGGGGTCGGGAGAGTTCCACCTTCAGGGCAGCGGATCGCGCGTGCTTGGCCCGGGGGCGATCGTGCATCACCCGGTTAACGCGCCGCACGCGCTGACGACCCACGCGGCGCCTTTGGTCGCCTATGTCATATGGAAGGGCGACATCCAGAAGAAGCCGGTCTGGACCGAAACCGACGCGCTGGCCTGA